In Dehalococcoidia bacterium, the genomic stretch TTTAGGATGATGGCATACCGAATCTTCTCCCTCACATCCCTCTCTTCCAAATGCGGGGCATTTATGGGCATTATCAAACTCCACCCGTTCCCCGTCAATCTCAATGTAGCGTTTCATATCTCCTCCTTCGTTACCTTCACGCCATTCCGATAATATGCGGTGATGGTTAGCTTGTGATAGTCGCAAAAGGCGAGGGCTTCGGGGAAGGTGGCAAAATCGCCCATGCTATCCCAACTATCCTCTAAACACACGAGGATAAAATCATCGCTGCGTTTATCAACAAATACCTCAATCTCCTTCATCCTACCATCCTCCTGTTGTTATCCCCACTGTCGGCAGGGCGGGGGAGTTAGTGATAATCCTTCCATTCTACTGTTTTGAATATCGCTTTGTGATTCACCCAACGGGCAAAATGGCGGGATTGCTTATCGCTTTTATCTAACGGCATAGCAAAGGGATCACAGTTTAATCCTTTACAAAACATCACCCGTTCATAGGCATCATCAATCTCATTGGGTTTCACAATACAATAGACGGTATAATTTTTCGGCGTGGCTCCGGCATCCCTTAATAGATTGACTGCCTTATCCAGCGAATCCTCATAATGATTATCAAGGGCAAGGTGAATAGGTTTTAGCCATCGGATTTTAGCTAATAGCCCTGCGATCTCTGGCGTTACCAACCGGCAATCTATTCCCTGATTGCAGTCAAGTTTCAATCCTCTATCGGCAATCCATTGGAGTTGATTCAAGCCGTGATCGCTGGCGATGATATTCCCGTCAAGCAATACTACCGATGATTGCCCCTGCCAAAACTCCTCTATGCTGGCGTGATAATGGATATAACCCTCACGGCTGGGCGTTAAACAAAAATCGCATTTTCGGATACAACCCCTGGTAGTAAAGCCCAGCGCATAATCAATATGGGGATATAAGCCATAATCAGGCATGATGTGTTCTATGTCATCAGGCAATAAATCACAGTTATATCCCCAGCCGCCCCGGATCGCAGAATCAGGCAAGTATCCATTATCAGCCGTGAAGGTGAATACCTTGCTGGCATAAACCAGATCGTAGGTTGAATAGCCACAAAACCATTCCACCGAATCACCCTGCGCTTTGTGATATGCTGATAGTTTCATCAGCGCAAGGTTAGGGAAATTATGGCTATCCACATCCACGAGTCCGATTTTCACCACAGCCACCCGCCTTTCAGTTCCCATGCGTTATCGGTGCGGTATCCCCCGCCGACCTGCACATGATTCCACAGTAGCAGGTTGCCGCCAGCCGATAGATTTCCCTTGCCATCATAGCCAGCCGATAATCCTGTGCGAATCCACGCCTGCTTTGGCTTAACCGCCACCGCACTCTTGACGGTAAAACTCACGCCGTCCTCGTCAGTCAACACTTTATAGCTGCCATCGGTGAGTTGCTGGATGATTACATTTACGGACCATTGGTCCGCCCAATATTCCCCATTGGCAGCAAAGCGGACCTTTCGCGGACCTTGAAAAATCGGGACCGCAGATGGACCGCTGGGCTGGTCCGCAATGCCTATTTGTTGATTGCTACTATCTTTTTGCGATGGACCGCCCCCCGCTGGTTTGGTCCCGATGATTTCACCCCAGCCGTGTTCCGCCGGAAAATTCATCGTTAGTTCTATCTGCGCTATCACCCCGGCGGGCACTTTGGATGCTGCTACTATGGCGGGCTTGACTGTTTCCCCGTGCCACTCGGCGGCGGTGGTGTCGGTGACTTGCATCGGCGGGAATAGCACATCGTGAAGCCAGAATGTGCCGATAGCACAACCGATAAGCAGGCACACCAGGATCGTGCCGATATACCATAGAATCGGCTTGATATTGTATTCAACTGCTTTTATGAGTTCCCTCATCTCTCCCTTTCTGCGCTGGGCGCGGGGGTGGTTAGTCTGGCAATACTCCCTTTAATCTTTTGGCAATTTCGGGAGTTAATACGATCTGGATTTCATTGCCATTAATAAATCCTCTGTCTCCCTCTCCCCTTTGCCAGAACAC encodes the following:
- a CDS encoding radical SAM protein yields the protein MVKIGLVDVDSHNFPNLALMKLSAYHKAQGDSVEWFCGYSTYDLVYASKVFTFTADNGYLPDSAIRGGWGYNCDLLPDDIEHIMPDYGLYPHIDYALGFTTRGCIRKCDFCLTPSREGYIHYHASIEEFWQGQSSVVLLDGNIIASDHGLNQLQWIADRGLKLDCNQGIDCRLVTPEIAGLLAKIRWLKPIHLALDNHYEDSLDKAVNLLRDAGATPKNYTVYCIVKPNEIDDAYERVMFCKGLNCDPFAMPLDKSDKQSRHFARWVNHKAIFKTVEWKDYH